Part of the Paludisphaera borealis genome, CCAAGACGACCGGCGCGGCGGCGGCGGTCGTGAGGACGGTCTTCAGGAATGATCGCCGTGCGTCGTTTCGCGGGGCGGACTCGGTTCTCGGGCAAGAATCCATTTCTGATGCTCCCTGATGTCGAGGAAGGGGGAAAAGAGCCTGGAGGAACGAAGGGACGAATGATGGAATGAAATAGGCGAGCGAACCCCGCTTGATCCCTCCAGGCCCGGACGTTGAACAGCGCGCAGAGTCTCCCTGCGAACCGACGGATAGACCGCGGCCGATGGAGAACACCGTCTCACAGACGGAACGAATGCGGCGAGTCAGGAGAAAACGCCGCACATTTCGAGCGGACGCCGGCGATCTAGCTACAGTCGATCGCCAGCACGTCGGTCAGGTTCGAGGGAAGATCGGCTCCGTCGGTCGCGGCGGCAGGTCCCCACGGAATCATCGCGGCGGCGCTGGTCGCGGCCGTGGATCCCAGAAAGAGAGCCAACACGACCGCCCCGCAGATGACCGCCCAGTCGCCTATCGAAAAGCGAATCGAAAAGAGCGCGGGCTTCGAGAGGGCCGCGGCTTCAGCATGCGAAAGTCCGAGCGGCGCGTCCTCGATCACCGCCCCGAGCGTCGACTCAACCAGGCCGTCGGGGGGAGCGGCGCCGGCCTCACACCTCCAGAGCAGCAGCAGGCCGGCTGCGAGAGTGATCTTGCGGCGGTCGAGCCGCTCGCGGAGCAGCTTGCGGCCCCGCACGAGCCGGACCTTGACCGTTCCCGACGCCCAACCGAGATGAGAAGCCGCTTGCTCGTGCGTCAACCCTTCGAGATAACAGAGGACCAACGGCGCCCGGTATCGATCTGGAAGCCGTTCCAGTTCCTCGCGGACGATCAGAAACAGATCGTGATCCGATTCCGCGACGACCTCGCAACCGGACGCGTTCTCGTCCCACGCTTGCTCACGCTCGGACAGACGAATCGACCGTCGACGGATGCGCGCGGCCGTCTTGTAGGCCACTCCGCAGAGCCATCCCTTCAGGCTCTCGGGGTCCTGGATCGCGCCGGCCTTCTTGAACAGCGTCAAAAAGGTCGCCTGGAAAGCGTCTTCCGCCAGGTGATCGTCGCGGAGCACGGTGCGGCACACGCGGAGCACGACTGGACCATGTCGCGCCACCAGAGCGGCGAACGCCTCGGGGTCGGATCGGTCGACGAAGGCGTCCAGCAATCGCGCGTCGTTATTCGTCCTGAGTTGCATTTGTAGCTCTCATTCCGTCCGTCGCCGATCCTTGACGATAGTTCCTACACTTATACTGCATCTTCCAATCGGGGCGGGTTCAAGTTTTTCGGTTCTCGATTTGCTGATCCTCTATAAGATCTCTTGGCGAGCGTCTCTGGTTTCGCGTGTTCGGGACCAGTCCTTCGAGCATGGGGTCTGCTGATCTGAGCTTGTTTACCCCGCGATCCAGCACTCGGCGACTCCTCGGGACGACGGCGCTTTGCGTTTCGGCGTTCGTGGCGGGATGCGCCGAAGCGAATCCTCTGGGGAGACAGCCGGTCTCCGGTCGAATCACGGTCGAGGGCTCGCCACTCGCCGCCGGAGCGATCATGCTGGACCCCGCGTCGGAACGCGAGGGGACGGCCGTGGGCGCCACGATCCGGGACGGAGCGTTCACGATCGAACGCGATCAAGGGCCGACGCCCGGAACCTATAAGGTTCGCATCTATGCGAGTTCCAACGTGCAAGCGCCCGCGCCGGCGGGCTCGTCGAACCGAAAACCCCGGCCTATGGTCGAACGCATCCCCGCCCGCTACAACGCACGAACCGAGGAAGTCGTCGAGATCCGGGCCAAGGGCGGCAACCGAATCGACATCGACGTCCAGCCGGATCGCCCCTCGCCCTCTTCGGATTCGCCCCCGTGATCGACGTCCGTTCTCGGGCCGTCGCCAAGGAGCCTCGAAAATGCAGCCAGGGAAACGTGGGTTCACGCTGATCGAGCTTCTCGTCGTCGTCGCGATCATCTCCGTGCTGATCGCACTTTTGCTGCCGGCGGTGCAGTCGGCCCGCGAGGCGGCCCGCCGCACCCAATGCATCAACAACCTCAAGCAGATCGGCCTGGCGATGCACGGATACCATGACGTGGAGAACGTCCTGCCGCCGGGCAAGAAAGGGTGCTGCTGGGGGACGTGGCTGATCTTCGTCCTCCCTTACATAGAACAGCAGTCGCTCTACAACGCCTGGAATTCCAATGGAACCAACGCGCCCGGGCTGCCGGCGAGCTTCGACGAGGACCTGCGGTATTTCGGCGTCGCCAACCGAACCGTGACCTCCCAGTGGGTCGGCGTCTACCTCTGTCCCAGCGATCAGAAGAACGCCCCGATATCCGTGGAGGCGAACGGAGCGACCCTGGCTTGCACCTCGCAAAATTACGCCGTGAACTTCGGCAACTCGATCCAGATCCAGACTGATTTTCAGGACGTCCGGTTCGGTGGCGCGCCGTTCGTGGACGTCGGTTCCCCACTCACGGACTCTCAACTGCCCGGCAAGCGGACCGTCGGCTTTGCGGCCTTGACCGACGGGCTGAGCACGACGCTGATGGCCTCGGAAGTCGTCGTCGGCCAGGGGCGCGACCTCCGCGGCTTCTCGTGGTGGGGCGACGCCGCCGGCTTTGAGGGCTATCTCACGCCGAACAGCTCGTTCCCCGACGTTTTGTTCAGTCCCTACTACTGCCTCAATAGGTCGCCCAATCCCCCGTGTGTCGGGACGACGACCGCGTTGCCGGACAACTACGCGGCCCGCAGCCGCCATCCTGGCGGAGTGAACGCCGCCATGGCCGACACGAGCGTCCACTTCTTCAAAAACTCCGTTCACATCCAGACCTGGCGGGCGCTCAGCACGTCGCGCGGCGGCGAAGCGATCTCGTTCGACGACTATTGAGGACGCCCCGATCGGCCTCAGCGCACGGCCTTGGCCGTGGGAGGCGCCTCGCCCGACCCCTTGGCCCTGGCCGGCTTCCCCGACATGAACCGGTTGCAGCCGCTGTTGCCGGATACGCGAAGCCGGAATTCCTGGAGGCCTTCCTCAATGCATAGGCCCAGAGTCAGGCTCTCGACGGAGGCTTCGGGCTCGAGCTGCCACCACTTACAATCCTTGCAAAGTCCCCAATTGCGGTTTGGCATGGCGACGACTCCTATCGTAAGGAAGTCAGTTTGGAGGTAGGTTCCGAGACGGACTTGCAATAAATGGCTGCTGCAACCGACGCGCCGCGGATCGGGAAAAGTGGTTGCTTTCTCCCCGAA contains:
- a CDS encoding RNA polymerase sigma factor, with translation MQLRTNNDARLLDAFVDRSDPEAFAALVARHGPVVLRVCRTVLRDDHLAEDAFQATFLTLFKKAGAIQDPESLKGWLCGVAYKTAARIRRRSIRLSEREQAWDENASGCEVVAESDHDLFLIVREELERLPDRYRAPLVLCYLEGLTHEQAASHLGWASGTVKVRLVRGRKLLRERLDRRKITLAAGLLLLWRCEAGAAPPDGLVESTLGAVIEDAPLGLSHAEAAALSKPALFSIRFSIGDWAVICGAVVLALFLGSTAATSAAAMIPWGPAAATDGADLPSNLTDVLAIDCS
- a CDS encoding DUF1559 domain-containing protein, with the translated sequence MQPGKRGFTLIELLVVVAIISVLIALLLPAVQSAREAARRTQCINNLKQIGLAMHGYHDVENVLPPGKKGCCWGTWLIFVLPYIEQQSLYNAWNSNGTNAPGLPASFDEDLRYFGVANRTVTSQWVGVYLCPSDQKNAPISVEANGATLACTSQNYAVNFGNSIQIQTDFQDVRFGGAPFVDVGSPLTDSQLPGKRTVGFAALTDGLSTTLMASEVVVGQGRDLRGFSWWGDAAGFEGYLTPNSSFPDVLFSPYYCLNRSPNPPCVGTTTALPDNYAARSRHPGGVNAAMADTSVHFFKNSVHIQTWRALSTSRGGEAISFDDY